In the Sarcophilus harrisii chromosome 3, mSarHar1.11, whole genome shotgun sequence genome, one interval contains:
- the LOC116422713 gene encoding immunoglobulin superfamily member 1-like has protein sequence MQSPGWDLTFILLKEGMTGYHSKRKAEREAEFSLPSVGNNSVGSYSCAYFENRNPKRKSQASKTLDLVVTGFFPSPPSQSTITMRLPAQTLPDSPAQLQRCSRRERDISLSSESLWHQIHSVQARRGCWDSRFHPGQG, from the exons ATGCAGTCTCCTGGCTGGGATCTGACATTCATTCTGTTGAAGGAGGGGATGACTGGATATCATTCCAAgaggaaggcagaaagagaagCTGAGTTTTCTCTGCCATCTGTGGGTAACAACAGTGTTGGGAGCTATAGCTGTGCTTACTTTGAGAACAGAAACCCCAAGAGGAAGTCACAGGCCAGCAAAACCCTGGATTTGGTGGTGACAG GTTTTTTCCCAAGCCCTCCTTCTCAGTCTACCATTACCATGAG ACTACCTGCCCAAACCCTCCCTGACAGTCCAGCCCAGCTCCAACGTTGCTCTCGGAGGGAACGTGATATTTCATTGTCAAGTGAGAGCCTGTGGCACCAGATTCACTCTGTCCAAGCAAGGAGAGGCTGTTGGGACAGTCGATTCCATCCAGGGCAAGGCTGA